From Leopardus geoffroyi isolate Oge1 chromosome B4, O.geoffroyi_Oge1_pat1.0, whole genome shotgun sequence, a single genomic window includes:
- the WBP11 gene encoding WW domain-binding protein 11, which translates to MGRRSTSSTKSGKFMNPTDQARKEARKRELKKNKKQRMMVRAAVLKMKDPKQIIRDMEKLDEMEFNPVQQPQLNEKVLKDKRKKLRETFERILRLYEKENPDIYKELRKLEVEYEQKRAQLSQYFDAVKNAQHVEVESIPLPDMPHAPSNILIQDIPLPGAQPPSILKKTSAYGPPTRAVSILPLLGHGVPRLPPGRKPPGPPPGPPPPQVLQMYGRKVGFALDLPPRRRDEDMLYSPELAQRGHDDDVSSTSEDDGYPEDMDQDKHDDSTDDSDTDRSDGESEGDEFVHRDDNERDNNEEKKSGLSVRFADMPGKSRKKKKNMKELTPLQAMMLRMAGQEIPEEGREVEEFSEDDDEDDSDDSEAEKQSQKQHKEESLSDGTSAASSQQQAPPQSVPPSQIQAPPMPGPPPLGPPPAPPLRPPGPPTGLPPGPPPGAPPFLRPPGMPGLRGPLPRLLPPGPPPGRPPGPPPGPPPGLPPGPPPRGPPPRLPPPAPPGIPPPRPGMMRPPLVPPLGPAPPGLFPPAPLPNPGVLSAPPNLIQRPKADDTSAATIEKKATATISAKPQITNPKAEITRFVPTALRVRRENKGAAAAPQRKSEDDSAVPLAKAAPKSGPSVPVSVQTKDDVYEAFMKEMEGLL; encoded by the exons AGTTTAACCCAGTGCAGCAACCACAGTTAAATGAGAAGGTGCTGAAAGACAAGCGTAAAAAGCTGCGTGAAACCTTTGAACGTATTCTACGACTCTATGAAAAAGAGAATCCGGATATTTACAAAGAATTGAGAAAGCTAGAAGTAGAATATGAACAGAAGAGGGCTCAACTTAGCCAATATTTTGATGCTGTCAAG aatGCTCAGCACGTGGAAGTGGAGAGTATTCCCTTGCCAGATATGCCGCATGCTCCTTCCAACATTCTGATCCAGGACATTCCACTTCCTGGTGCCCAGCCACCCTCCATCCTTAAAAAGACCTCAGCCTATGG ACCTCCAACGCGGGCAGTTTCTATACTTCCTCTCCTCGGTCATGGTGTTCCACGTTTGCCCCCTGGCAGAAAACCTCCTGGTCCTCCCCCTGGCCCACCACCTCCTCAAGTCTTGCAAATGTATGGCCGTAAAGTGGGCTTTGCTCTAGATCTTCCCCCTCGTAGGCGGGATGAAGACATGTTGTATAGTCCGGAACTTG CTCAACGGGGTCATGACGACGATGTTTCCAGCACCAGTGAAGATGATGGGTATCCTGAGGACATGGATCAAGATAAGCATGATGACAGTACTGATGACAGCGACACTGACAGATCAGATGGAGAAAGTGAAGGGGATGAGTTTGTGCACCGTGATGATAATGAAAGAgacaacaatgaagaaaaaaagtcag GTCTGAGTGTAAGATTTGCAGATATGCCTggaaaatcaaggaagaaaaagaagaacatgaaGGAGCTGACTCCTCTTCAAGCCATGATGCTTCGAATGGCAG gtCAGGAAATCCCAGAGGAGGGACGAGAAGTAGAAGAATTTTCAgaggatgatgatgaagatgattcTGATGATTCTGAAGCGGAAAAGCAATCACAGAAACAGCATAAAGAGGAATCTCTTTCTGATGGCACATCTGCTGCCTCTTCACAGCAGCAAGCTCCCCCACAGTCTGTTCCTCCTTCTCAGATACAAGCACCTCCCATGCCAGGACCACCTCCTCTTGGACCACCCCCTGCTCCACCTTTACGGCCACCTGGACCACCTACTGGCCTTCCTCCTGGACCACCTCCAG GAGCTCCTCCATTCCTGAGACCACCTGGAATGCCAGGGCTCCGAGGGCCTTTACCCCGACTTTTACCTCCAGGCCCACCCCCAGGCCGGCCCCCTGGTCCTCCCCCAGGTCCACCTCCAGGTCTGCCTCCTGGCCCTCCTCCTCGGGGACCCCCACCAAGGCTACCTCCCCCTGCGCCTCCAG GTATCCCTCCACCCCGTCCTGGCATGATGCGCCCACCTTTGGTGCCTCCACTTGGACCTGCCCCACCTGGGCTTTTCCCACCAGCTCCCTTGCCGAACCCGGGGGTTCTAAGTGCTCCACCCAACTTGATTCAGCGACCCAAGGCGGATGATACAAGCGCAGCCACCATTGAGAAGAAAGCCACCGCAACCATCAGTGCCAAGCCACAGATCACCAACCCCAAGGCAGAGATTACTCGATTCGTGCCCACTGCGTTGAGGGTACGTCGGGAGAATAAAGGGGCCGCTGCTGCTCCCCAAAGAAAGTCAGAGGATGATTCTGCTGTGCCTCTTGCCAAAGCAGCCCCCAAATCTGGTCCATCTGTCCCGGTCTCAGTGCAAACTAAGGATGATGTTTATGAAGCTttcatgaaagaaatggaagggctACTGTGA